From a single Anabas testudineus chromosome 5, fAnaTes1.2, whole genome shotgun sequence genomic region:
- the gata1a gene encoding GATA binding protein 1a: MEDSSEQSHWVSPALLGPDPLSGFSSEPSLLPPGEEGEAFFSSQDTDYSGLPSFFFSPSHSRAPSTYRHSSVRQVFTSPQLLSNLQLLDGTAGHSLSSPYNPPASTWSSSPLTKTQLHTHTPTSLYTTSSFTTSRDGYSSPGREGTESPRLQEALKAERLSPLGGSGASSSFLNLTPASGSVYTPSSHSHPHMLSPYSSYMTGPQEYSSAALYSSPGAWISPSYSPKLRNKMRISTPEARECVNCGATATPLWRRDGTGHYLCNACGLYHKMNGQNRPLIRPKKRLIVSKRAGTLCANCHTSTTTLWRRNANGEPVCNACGLYFKLHNVNRPLTMKKDGIQTRNRKVSNKNKKSKKAAMLEQYSEVTQPPSLDDNSGPFSLSPGTLLSYSHTPHLIPTPSALHPSASLPYTHHLNTGMVPTLV; encoded by the exons ATGGAGGATTCATCGGAGCAGTCCCACTGGGTGTCTCCAGCTCTGCTCGGCCCTGACCCTCTGTCCGGTTTCTCCTCTGAGCCCAGCCTGCTGCCTCcaggagaggagggtgaagcATTCTTCTCCAGCCAGGACACAGACTACTCCGGCCTGCCTTCGTTTTTCTTCAGCCCGAGCCACAGCCGAGCACCATCCACCTACAGACACAGCTCGG TTCGACAGGTGTTCACCTCGCCCCAACTCCTCAGTAACCTTCAGCTGCTGGACGGAACAGCGGGCCACTCCCTGAGCTCGCCCTACAACCCCCCAGCCTCCACCTGGAGCAGCAGTCCCCTAACCAAGACCCAGCTTCACACGCACACCCCAACCTCCCTCTATACCACTTCCTCGTTCACCACCTCCAGAGATGGATACTCATCTCCAGGCAGAGAGGGCACAGAGAGCCCTCGGCTTCAGGAGGCCCTGAAGGCCGAGCGCCTGAGTCCGCTGGGGGGTTCAGGGGCCAGCAGCAGCTTTCTGAATCTCACTCCTGCCTCTGGGAGTGTGTACACGCCATCATCTCACTCCCACCCACACATGCTGAGCCCCTACAGCTCTTACATGACTGGGCCACAGGAGTACAGCTCTGCTGCACTCTACTCCAGCCCCGGGGCCTGGATCAGCCCCTCATACTCTCCTAAACTCCGCAATAAAATGAGGATATCCACTCCAG AGGCCAGAGAATGTGTTAACTGCGGAGCCACAGCGACCCCTTTGTGGCGCCGGGATGGTACAGGCCACTACCTGTGTAATGCCTGTGGACTGTACCACAAGATGAACGGCCAAAACAGACCTCTAATCCGCCCCAAGAAGAGACTG ATTGTCAGCAAGCGAGCAGGTACACTGTGTGCCAActgtcacacaagcacaacaacACTGTGGAGACGCAACGCCAATGGAGAACCTGTGTGTAACGCCTGTGGACTCTACTTTAAACTGCATAAT GTGAACCGGCCCCTCACCATGAAGAAGGACGGCATTCAAACACGCAACAGGAAAGTTTCcaacaagaacaagaagagCAAGAAGGCCGCCATGTTGGAGCAGTACTCAGAGGTGACTCAGCCTCCCTCCCTGGACGACAACAGTGGGCCCTTTTCCCTCAGCCCGGGGACTCTCCTGTCTTACAGCCACACGCCACACCTCATCCCCACACCATCCGCCCTGCACCCGTCTGCCTCTTTACCCTACACACACCACCTCAACACCGGCATGGTGCCCACACTGGTGTGA